DNA from Drosophila busckii strain San Diego stock center, stock number 13000-0081.31 chromosome 2R, ASM1175060v1, whole genome shotgun sequence:
CCAACTCCTCCGCCTAGACGACTACGCGCCTGCAGTCGCAGACACTCGTTGCGCTGCAACGCGCAGCACAAAGTATTATTGTCATGCCCAATCCACTGGCTAGCCGCTCTTGCCAGCTGCCGATGCCTGCGCTGCAAGAGCTGCCCGCCACGCACCAACATTTTCTAGACAAAGCAGTAGCGcacttcaaaaataaaatatgtaaataatagacacgcttattgttgcttaagtttACTTACACTGCGCACTGCTGGAAGATTTGTATCTTGTCTGTGACGTCTGCTAATGTATTGTTGTGGTTTCTCTTTTTGacaacagcgactgcgacgacGTCATCCAGCGAGTGTTAGCATTTGTTGTAGGCGATAATTGGCTTTTAGCAAGTTTAATTATACTAATTTGTGCTCTTAGATTGCTGCAAAAACACGTGTAAGCCGaaaatattgctaaaaatttagttaactagctttttaagcaatttttatggcGAAAAACAATTCGAGAGCCCGGCTGCTCTAGCGATGTGAATTTTGTGAAAGTGCGCAAAACAAATCAGTCATTGTTATCGATATGTATGCAAGTGTTTGCCAACACTAGCGCACAGCTGTTTGTGCAAATGTAGCGAAATGGACATGCaaaaacagttaaataaatattgctgaaTGTAAGAAATgctcttaaatatatattaaaaactgtttattttataaacattgcGTTACGccacaacttttattttattaactaagcaaaatgcaaaaaactttGATTGCAGCGCATTTAGTGTTCGCTATGCTCGGTTCGCAATATTTACTTTCGCTctgcttcttgctgctgccggTTTTGTAACCATAATTTTTGGTTCGCTAGTccaaagctaaaaaatgtcgctgttgctgcaacgtGCTGGAAAATTAATAACGCGTCAGACGCTACCACTGGCCAGTGCCATCAAATGCCGCTACTTTGCGGATGCAATACTAGGAGATGGCGATGAAGTGCTCGTGCAGCGTTTGGAAGGCCAGCAAAAGGGCATAACAGTGCTGGGACTCAACAGGCCGGCGACAAAGAACGCGTTCAGTCGTGGATTAGTGAACACCTTTTCGGATATACTGGACGACATTAAGCGTGATAATGGCTCGCGTGTGGTGGTGCTGCGCAGTCTCAGTCCTGGCATATTTTGTGCAGGAGCCGATTTGAAAGAGCGCAAAGGTAGGGGGGATGTAGCTCAGTGGTAGAGCGTTCGCTTTGCATGTGAAAGGCCCCGGGTTCAATCCCCGGCATCTCCAGcaagttaaattttttgttgttaagtactttaattaatttatttttgtttcacttAGGCATGACTACGGAAGAGACAAAGGAATTTGTTACACAACTGCGTGGCCTGCTCATTAACCTGGAGCAACTGCCCATGCCTGTTATAGCTGCGCTTGATGGCGCTGCTTTGGGTGGTGGCCTTGAAATGGCGCTAGCCTGCGACATACGCACAGCTGCTTCTAATGCCAAAATGGGTTTGGTAGAGACACGTTTGGCTATAATACCTGGAGCTGGCGGCACTCAACGCTTGCCACGCATACTGTCGCCTGCTTTGGCCAAGGAGCTTATATTTACAGCACGCGTGTTGGATGGCGCGCAGGCTAAGGAATTGGGCATGGTTAATCATGTGGTGGAACAGAATGCCAACAAAGATGCAGCCTATCAGCTTGCACTAAAGCTGGCTGAGGAGATATTGCCCAATGGTCCAGTGGGCGTGCGCATGGCTAAGTTGGCTATCGACAAAGGAATGCAGGTGGACTTGAGCACGGGCTATTCCATTGAGGAAGTGTGCTATGCACAGGTTGTGCCCACCAAGGATCGTCTGGAGGGATTGGCTGCATTTGCCGAGAAGCGCAAGCCTGTTTATAAGGGCGAATAGGCGTGGCGAACAAGAAGTTACACATTAAGCTGACAAAGTGcatttattagttttgtttttatgccataaaaatattgtttcaaATGTAGAAAgattaaatcaatttgttttctttagaAATTCTATTTTTAACATGCACATCATTAAATCTGAACCAAATTGTTAGAAAATATCTCAATTAATTTGTCTAAAAAGCTGACTCAACTGGCAaactcgttgttgttgtagttagtCATGTTGATACTAATTGTTAAAtcatattattgttgttaaatctCTCTCGGAGCGACTATTTCAATTAAGTATTCTCATTCTCATGCATGCAAAATGCGGaaactaaaattgttataGACATTTGTTATGCTAAAGCTGTCAGCTTACATATAGAAAGCGGCAATCATGAATTTTTACCCCAGGGTCACATACCGTAACTCCAACTGTATAgctatatgaaaaatattttttaataatgtgTTTTTGGTAACAAAAATTTAGCAAGCTAATTGCGCTTTTGATGAATGAGGTGTGTgcatcttttatttttatttttttttgcaattaacaaaggtgctttgttttttttttcggcacataaataaatcaaatatttgcatacatgTTTGCTAAAAGGCAAGCGGCAAATCAAGGCAATTGCGTTAATGCCACGCCCCTCTGTCTGCCGCCCACGCCGCACgcagcgtatacttaatatgcaaGTGAGCGTTTGACATCAGGCAAGGTCACTCTACATAGCCGATTTAACACTGCTGACTCAGTATTTGGCAAACtgacaatttttaaaagctgcGCGCACTTTGCATATCAATAACGTTTAGAGTTTATTTAGAAGTTCAAGCTTAGGCTATGACGTTAATATCAGTAGCCAGAATCCAGATTGTGCGGAAACCAGTTGCGGAAGCTTAATTAATtctgtttaaatatatttattatttaatgctataagcaataaaagtaaaaagaaatataaattacgcATTCGCGGAATTTGAGCTTCAAAACATTTTGATAAACAAACAAGTTTTAAAGGTTCAACAGACCAAGCGCGAAGGTATTTGCACTCTTAACCATTAATAAGCTGCTCACACGTTTATGAATTTTAGGGGGAATTTATATGGCTGCACTATAGCTTATAGCAACACTAAAGTGTGCCTGCTACAtaatcaaaatcaataaaaataagcgaCAAGCAGCGGTAAACAAGCtcgcattgcgtatacgtcatgtATGCAGGTagatattatattttttttatatagcacGCTTGTAGCACAAATTAAAGATACACTTGTCTAGATATTAACTACAATTTATgttacaaattaaagcaacaagcttaagcaaaaaatttcctaaaatttcaaaatgcacAGCACGTGAAAATGacattaaagcttaaatgctTTTACGAAAAATTTTCCActgcagcaagtgcaacagcaacaactatcGAACGTATCATATTTTATGGACAATccagcgcaacagcagcaacagcaacaacaatggacgCTTAAAACAAGTTAATCACAGACAACGCCATGATCTGACTCAAAGAGACGCctcaaggcaacaacaactaacacACTTTTGTGTAATTGCCATGTTTAACTGCGAATCTTAATTGTAGGCCAGCCTAACATGGCCTGGAAAGGGGCACCCTGCGCAAACAAATTCTTGAGATACTCGccaaattgccagcagctgacCATACAATAAGTCGCACTATAAAATAgattaaattagaaataagctttgattttttttgtggcaGTTGCATAAGCTTAGCAcacaattgtaaaatttaattaacttagaTGAGTAACTGTTTGTTTCTATTGCTTATTTGCATacatgcatttgatttatagtGCACAAAAATACTGTAATTTGTGCTAATTTATGCAGACtatacttaaaataattataattgctgcTTCAAGTGCAAGTTTGCCACATGCAATTGACAAATGCATTGCTCAAGTgtagataaaataaatacaaggcGCGTGGGTTACAAAGTGTCGTTGTAAGAAATTGCATTAGTAAGTAACTATGTTAAGATTATTATCTGAAAGGCCGTTAGCATAtgtggcgtatgagcaatgccAGACTTGTCTCGCTAACAATGACCAAACTGAATGTTGTagaaagcacacacacacacacacacacaaagagagagagagagagagagagatatatataaatgagtGGCTGACTTTGCTACAGCTGCGTCATGCGGGCGTTTTAATGTCCATTGCGCTAATTGTCTGGCCAACTCTCAGCTCAGGCATGAGtacctgttgctgctgctgctgcttgcgtttgtatgtgtgcatgctgctgctgctgtcgtcgtcgccgGCAACAAATTCAAGCACAAACATTGGCTTAATATCAGTCACTAAGTGATCGCCAAACagttaacaacagcaacataaaaggAACAAAACGCGCGCGCGGATTTTAAGGGCGCGCTTAAAGCTTTTGTGACTCATTCAAAAAATCACAGCTGTTATTCAaatagcatttttatttgtttaaaacaaacaaaaacagtcAGTTTTGTAAACTATTCTTTGACGCGCGTCTTGTGCGCGTTTCTTAGGCGTTAATTAAATTGCGAAAAGCCAAAATTGTGTCAATGTTAAGTTCAAATAGTTgaaacatataaaaaagagagttgtgcaaaattacaaaagcaaaaggtaattataaacaacaaaaaaacaaaaagcgcgcTACAATCTTTATGAGCTGCAATTAGCTGCTGtgcgccaacaacaatttaaattgtttatataaa
Protein-coding regions in this window:
- the LOC108595571 gene encoding methylglutaconyl-CoA hydratase, mitochondrial — its product is MSLLLQRAGKLITRQTLPLASAIKCRYFADAILGDGDEVLVQRLEGQQKGITVLGLNRPATKNAFSRGLVNTFSDILDDIKRDNGSRVVVLRSLSPGIFCAGADLKERKGMTTEETKEFVTQLRGLLINLEQLPMPVIAALDGAALGGGLEMALACDIRTAASNAKMGLVETRLAIIPGAGGTQRLPRILSPALAKELIFTARVLDGAQAKELGMVNHVVEQNANKDAAYQLALKLAEEILPNGPVGVRMAKLAIDKGMQVDLSTGYSIEEVCYAQVVPTKDRLEGLAAFAEKRKPVYKGE